In the Solanum pennellii chromosome 5, SPENNV200 genome, one interval contains:
- the LOC107019218 gene encoding F-box/FBD/LRR-repeat protein At1g13570-like has product MLSKEEKELCSATLPSDILSNLPENVLDEILIRVPLRDAVGTSILSKKWRYNWCRLPGLTLDQTLWDTTNKSTRFVTRFTDIIYHLLALHVGPITKFILSDIAKLGNYSKIDNLVLFLSRNGIQHLVLKFPKNKPYKLPSSFFTCLQMRHLSLHHCSIQPLSTFTGFSELVELELYEVTISSEMFGSLISHSQLLEKLVLQISSSLDHIQIDAPKLKSFDFTGNVELISLKKVPFLLELSLFSTVAPSPGTGQHDFTKYFESFPNLEHLHLDYRSLQVNIASCPIVWGLTQTV; this is encoded by the coding sequence ATGCTTTCTAAGGAAGAAAAAGAACTTTGTAGTGCTACTTTACCTTCTGATATACTTAGCAACCTTCCTGAGAATGTACTTGATGAAATTCTTATTCGTGTGCCTTTACGAGATGCTGTGGGGACAAGTATCTTATCGAAGAAATGGAGATATAATTGGTGCAGACTTCCGGGGTTAACGCTTGATCAAACACTTTGGGATACAACAAATAAGTCAACACGCTTTGTAACTAGGTTTACAGACATAATCTACCACCTTTTGGCACTTCACGTCGGACCAATCACAAAGTTTATCCTCTCTGATATTGCTAAACTTGGAAATTACTCTAAAATCGACAATCTGGTACTGTTCCTCTCGAGAAATGGTATTCAACATCTTGTTCTTAAATTCCCAAAGAACAAACCATACAAATTgccttcttcatttttcacatGTTTGCAAATGAGACATCTGAGTCTTCATCACTGTTCAATTCAGCCTTTATCTACCTTCACAGGATTTAGTGAGTTAGTTGAACTTGAACTGTATGAAGTCACAATTTCCTCTGAAATGTTTGGAAGTTTAATCTCTCATAGCCAGTTGCTCGAGAAGTTGGTACTGCAAATCTCAAGTAGTTTAGACCACATTCAAATTGATGCTCCAAAGTTGAAATCCTTTGATTTCACAGGCAACGTAGAGTTAATATCGTTAAAGAAAGTACCCTTTCTTTTGGAACTTTCACTTTTTAGTACAGTAGCACCATCTCCGGGGACAGGACAACATGATTTTACCAAGTATTTTGAATCTTTTCCTAATCTTGAGCATCTCCACTTGGATTATCGTAGTCTCCAGGTAAACATTGCATCATGTCCCATTGTGTGGGGTTTGACTCAAACCGTTTGA